In Anoplopoma fimbria isolate UVic2021 breed Golden Eagle Sablefish chromosome 7, Afim_UVic_2022, whole genome shotgun sequence, the DNA window TGACATGGAGTGACAGCCGTTAAATAGatgttgaaacattttatttcctcttgAAATCTCTCAGAAGTGTCgtagtttttcattttaagaattGCAGAAAGTTCTCCAATTTGATGCTGAACAGAACCGGCTCTGCATTTGATTAAAGAACGGGGTTGCTCATGGGCACTGACAGACGGGGCAGCATAGAGGAAGTCACTATGAGCGTTACCAAACCTTGCCAACGGGATGGACTCAATGGCTTCCGCCTATTGGTGAACCCGTTTAGTAATGTTCTCACTTTTCCTCAACCGCCCCCCCTCATCCGTTCCTCTCACAATGCCTGGAAGTAGCAGAGACCtacatctccctctctgttttcttaatcgttgttttccttttgttttgtttttttgttttgccaagCACACAACTGATCCCACCTCCatccaaacaaataaaagcacaaggacacGCGCACGAGCTCTATACACCCCCGTGCAAACTTTACTTATGATTCAGATTTTTCAGTGGATTTGTATCCAAACATGGTCATGCTGTCTGATTATTTCACGTATGACACATTTGCTTTTCATGAAACTTATCTAGAAAAGATATTTTCACAAGTCTCACCCAATGCCCAGACTAGTAGCAGTACATTATTTTACACCTCCTTTAAGTGTCTCCTTGCTCTGAAATAGCATAAACTTCTTTTTCCCATTAACTACGCCCTGTATACACTGTTACACATTGAAGAAAGGAACGGCACAAGTTGCAGCTCAAAACTAATTACAAAATCTGtgagaataaaatgtattatctctTTATTAATTAAAGGTCTGCAATCCTCCCTTTATGTGCAGACTGCACTTATCTTTAGCTCAGtcaacctctcctcctccttcagtgTCTCCTTCTGTAGAATACTTTGATGTGAAGGAAATACAGTTCATAGTTCACTTTTGCGGCGCCTCAATTGACTGTCTTGCATCTTTTTCCCACGTGAACACGAGGTTGCACTTAGGATGAGGTGACTTTCCACTTGTTTTTTGGTCCGAGCCCTTGTCCCCTTTGACTACATTACAccccctccatctcccccctccatctcctccgcTTTATTATTGACGGATGTCCTGCGCAGGCGTTTTCATCCATGTCTCTGTGCAGTTTTGCAGGATGCATTcagaatgtgtgtatgtatgtgtgtgtgtgtgtgtgtgtgtgtgtgtgtgtgtgtgtgtgtgtgtgtgtgtgtgtgtgtgtgtgtgtgtgtgtgtgtgtgtgtgtgtgtggcagttcCTGCACATCTGTCGGCTGCATTTCTCTTAGTCGGGGCGGGGTAAAGGTTGTTTTTCACCACCAGGAGAAGGTGTCTCCCATCTAGAACGATTCAATTTGTGTCCAGCTTCCTTCCTTTCGGTCCTCATAACACGACGCCTCTGCTTTCAGGCAGCAGGCCAGAAGCTTCCGGACACTGTTGTGGAGCACTTACTAATTCACATTTATCTGAGCTGGTCAACTCAGCAATGACACACATTATCTTTGCTTCCTCTGTTTAAAAAACTATCCTGACACATTAGGAAATTCTTGAGGACTCTTGTAACAAAATATGAGTGAAACTTGtatgaattataaaaaataaaaaaaagtcctttgaTAGGATAGAATCTCAACGATGAGGGCACAGCTTGTTTATCCAACAATAAGTTGGTCTTCCAGCTTCCGCTCAGACAGCTTCCTCTGTCCTGGAGAGGGGTGATGGGGAGGAAAGCGTTGGTGGGGGAAAAGACTGATGGCTTGCCCCTGGATAGCCAGGCACGTACCGCCTCTCCCCAAGGGTGctcatatttatttgttcaacgtggcacaaaaacacactccgCTTTCCTGCCATTACCTCGCTCAGAGCTATGGGGGTTTAGAAAAACTAATAGGCCACTAAAAATACCTGGAGCCGGGGGCCTGGGCCTGGGCTTTTTCCTGCGTTTTGCTTCCAGTGGACGCGTGGGCCATTGAGGAAAGAGGAAACAAGCGGCCCTGGTTGTAAGGGGGGCTTCCTGCGCGACATTATAAAGAGTTCCCTCCCCTTCATCCTCCCCTCACAGAGCTGTTCAGAGCCAGTGGAGACTGAGGGTGAGTCCCTGCTCCACATCTTTGATTGTAGACTCAACGCCGAGCCGGGGGTTTGACGTCAGCGAGGTGCACGTTAGTTCTCGTCCCTGCTGGTCGGGGTGAGttagaaaatattttcttattatatttctatttataaATTGGCTTCCTTTAACTGCTTGCTTGTTTTGTTAGTGATTTTGTCCTTTCTTGATTAATCCTTTAAAGTTAACATTTAAGTCTGTCAGATGAGGATGTGGATACCTTTTGGTTTAAACTGTTTTCAGTAGCTGAACTTCAATGTGGGACTTTGATTggtttaatttgacattttttacaacatttttatgtctttatgacTTCTTTGTAATATCTACTTTGCTGCATTTTGCAACGCCCTTGATGTCTGCAATAATGTGACAAGTTAAGCTTAAGTATTCAtattaaaaaatcattatttttttcctcatgcaGGTACGAGTAGGGAGCTGGTCTCACCTAACAGATGTGTCTGGGACACTCCagtctatttattttatcagttaCGCAAAGGTAGGTCATTATTGTACActctaattttaaaaaaaagtaaagaaagtacTCCTATTCATACATGTTGAATTCAAATGATGTGCATTGGTTGGTTGATTCATCTATAACACCTTCTCTACAGATACAGATGAGCATGATGGAAGGATTCAGGGTGGACGGAGTGCAGGAGATGAGGTGTTCTGCCCCGGCTGAGGGATACGTGAAAGAGTTCACCCGCCACTCCAACGACGTGCTGCTGAACCTGAACGAACTCCGGCACCGCAACATCCTGACCGACACCACCCTGGTCGTCGGCAATGTACATCTGCGGGCGCACTGTGCTGTGCTTGTGGCCTGCAGGTTGGTGCAAAGGACGATGCATGTACACAAAATAGTCCCTCTGCACGAGTCTTGAGGTTTTCTCTGATTGGTGCagtttgtgtgttatatattatactttgGTTTCCTtttatagatacatatatatagaaaGATGACTCATAACTGTTGTCCTTCAAACTTTGTCTTCCCTTTACCTTTTCCTGCTTACCACTTGGGACATATTGTTTTCTTCTTCCTATCCCTTTCACCATGTCCCCCTTAATTAAAACACAGCACTTGATCTAAATTAAAAACTCAGAATAAATGCATATCTtacattaaatatttctgtgtttccCTTTGTCCTCTCAGTGGGTTCTTCTACTCGCTGTACTCCCGCCGTGTGTTGCTTCAGGGGCGTGGTGGCAGTGGGGAGCAGCTCATGACGGTGTCCCTCCCCAACACCTTGGACCCATCCAGCGTCTCCCTGCTGCTGGACTTCATGTACACCTCTCGCCTCCCGCTGACACCCAGCACCGTCCCCGGGGTGCTCACCGTGGCGGCCTACCTGCAGATGGACCACGTGGCAGATACCTGCAGGGATTTCATGCAGCTGCACTGGTGAGGGACTGGGAGGAACATCTGTTATCAGGACAGGATGGATGAAATCATGaatcatgcatttaaaatactttgaatttaaaaaatacaatatgatTTTAATGAGCAATCTTAGATGTTTTTCACTTGAGTGAGTGGCTGACAAGTTGTTTGGTTTTTCAGCAGGGAGAAAATTAGTGCAAGACACCCACAACTGGAGCTGGACTCCAGGGTGTCTGTAGCCTCTGTAGCACCCAGAGGAGGGGACCTGCCCAATCCAGGACCCCAGAGATTACTCCCAGCAGCAGTGGCAACAAGGTAGGCAGATTatgtttgtgatttaaaaatgattaaatgagcTGAAAGTGGCAGAAAGTTCTCTGTGGGTGTGATCTGGGTTTTTATTGGGTTTCTGTCTACAGATTGTAACAaaagtgctgctgctgtggttttTGTGTGCCTTTGTCTGTTGACAGGTTTAGCTCCTTACAGCACTTCCTTGTTGTTTCTCCTGCAGGGTCCCTGCGGATGTCGGGGGCTCTCTCAAGCCAGGGGCTTTCCCGACCAGCCAGCCGGGGTCAAAAGAGCTGAAAGAGCCCGAGTCGCCCCTCATTGGCACCCCGACTCCATCTCCAGACAGCCCCGCCCGCTCCAGCTGCCAACCAAACTCTCCAGCAGAATCCAACACCTGCAACAAAAACCTTGTGGTGAGTTTAGAGAAGATTgacgttttaaaaaaagttattcatttgGATATCAACACACAGAGGAATTGTCTCTATGTGGTGGTCATATGTAACCACATGGAAGTTGTGTTTATATTCAAATTGTAGTAATTGActggattttgttttatttctccagAGTGATATCAAAGCCTCGCCGGACCCAAAGGCATGCAATTggaagaaatacaaatacatcGTCCTCAACCCTCTCTGTGCAGCAGCCGTGgtgaaggaagaggagatggaggaggcaCAAAGTCACACATCGGCCGAAGCCGACAGGATGGGCTTGACACCCAAAGCGACAGAGGCGTGGTCTGGAGAAGTGCCCGGTCAGATTGATAGGTAAACCGGAAGAATTATATAACAAAAAACTCCCTCACACTGTTAATGACAACTTCTCGGTACATAGAGCTTCAGGTTACTTAGATTTATGTTCCATATTGTCAAATAGGTATCCTCCTACACACCTGTAAACCTACTGGTGTGCAAAAgttttataaaagtaaaaatgaagagattagagaggaaaaataatgaaacatttatgcaataaatcttctttctttcttcatcagACAGGGGCAGGCCTCCTGCTACGAGGGTTCTGGCCGAGCCCCTCCCCTCGGGCCACCCCCTCTGTGGATCACCCATCAGTGCCTCACACTCACAAGCAGGAAACAGGTAAAAGCCAAACCTCTTTCATAATGCAGACATGTACCTTTAAACACATTATtcctttaatattttctttttcaaacattttgatgtatatattttgtctgCCTCCTCAGTCTCACCCTGCACCAGTTACCCAAACCTGCACCCCACTGATCCAGAAGCTGCCCAACATGCAATCAAGCGCGAGAACTGCTATGCGCCTTACTGTTACTCTGGCAACCTTCAAGGAACCAAGACTGTCTGCTCAGgtgaggctttaaaaaaaaagaaactttcccattctctttttttatttatttaaaaaacgaTGCCTGACGCCGACCTTTGACCCGGCAGGTGACAAGCCGTACCGCTGCAATGTGTGCGGCGCCCAGTTCAACCGACCGGCCAACCTGAAGACTCACTCTCGCATCCACTCGGGAGAGAAGCCTTACCGCTGTGACACCTGTGCCGCACGGTTTGTTCAGGTGAGGGTTAACTCCTGTGTGTGggttaactgtgtgtgtgtgtgtgtgtgtgtgtgtgtgtgtgtgtgtgtgtgtgtgtgtgtgtgtgtgtgtgtgtgtgtgtgcatgagtgctTTAGGGGAAGAGGAAGTGCATAAATCAGGTGTCAGAGAACAgagtttcctctttttctcatgATAAGTCCTGTAGTTACCTGTCAGGTGTAATAAATGAGTTAGTTTCAAACCCAGTCGGTCGTTTGAAGTACCTGCTCCGGAATTCATTCAGAAACTTTAAAGCTTCAAACTCGATTacgtagagaaaaaaaaaagtattgtgtcCATTTTCATGAGAGGGAGATGTATCAAACCTGAGTTTTATTTGAACACACGGAGTCAATCTGTGATGTCTGAGTGTTAAggctgattacattttttattacatatctTCTCaacctgtttgttttgctctgcCCTGGTGTTAGGTTGCCCATCTGCGGGCCCACGTTCTGATCCATACGGGGGAGAAACCTTACCCCTGCCACACCTGTGGCACCCGCTTCCGCCACCTGCAGACCCTGAAGAGCCATCTGCGCATTCACACCGGAGAGAAGCCTTACACTGTGAGTCAGAAAACACACGCTGTATGTTTGAACAGTGGCAAATGtttcacaagaaaacacacagcatgtaCACTGATATGCCGCTGCTGTTTTAATCTGTTGACCTGTTGCTTTTCAGTGTGAGAAGTGTGACCTGCACTTCCGCCACAAGAGTCAGCTGCGTCTTCACCTGCGGCAAAAACACGGGGCCATCACCAACACCAAGATCCGCTACAAGGTCCTAAATGAGCCCTACCAGACTATTCTGCAGGCCTGTTGAAGACGCCTGACCTTCGACTCATTAATCTGAATAACATCTGAATCAAAACTGTcagaaaaagtgaaatttggtgaaatattttaaattataagtACCTGTTTCTTTTAATATGTGGTGgtaatttataacttttaacAGACTGGTTAGTGACATAAAAAGTTAGAATGGAGAGACATTTGGAAAAAGAGACATTTACAGGTTGTTGGATGAGCTAAACATGAATGGATAAGGGTCAGTAGAAATCCTGGCTGGTTTTTCTGAGATGGAgatggtattaaaaaaaagtgtttttgaagGTTTGTGAAGGGATGGAAAGAAGGGAACAAGACATGGTAAGATAAGTGAAATGTTTTGGGATGAGTGGACAATGAATTATGAAGAAGAAAGAGTATGTGAATGGTTTGGACGAAAGATAAAGCAGGTTTTATGAAGGAGAGGTGGTGAATGTGAGAGTTTtcttaaagtaaattaaattgaaaaaacacatttgtttaaagGCTGGAAATATTCttcttaaatgtgtatttaaatcagtttttttatttaccttgaGGCCTGGGGCCTgcatgttctttaaaaaaaacaatcaaagtaTGCAGTAATGTCTGCTTAGTCGTCTTGCACTGGTTGTAGTCAGTATAGAAGGtaaatgatatatattgttttttgtattgccacgtaaaatttaaattaagatGACTGTAAGCAATTGGATAAGTATTACGGTTGTATGTGTATGAGTTTAATTTGCTGGACAAAGATGGTTTTGTACAATCTAAATTAAATCCTTTTATATGAATTGGAGCCTTGGTGTTCAGTGTCTCATTTAATATCTGACAAATGCAATATTGTGTATGACCTATCAACAAATGGGGAAACTCGAAAACTTCTCtagaattaaagaaaaagatttaaattGCTAATTTGAAAGTGctgaacatattttttctcttccacACTTCCCTCCCTCAGCCTTTCTCCTCCCTGAATTTCCTTCCTCTCACTTCGACCCATGAATCACGTCTTCTGTTAAGTAAAATGATCTGTCCTGCCATTTtccagattttgttttttttcttggttgcTTTTGTGGAAACAATGAAGCCGAGGGCACCTGTTTCCTCCAGGCTCCTTTAATGCCGGGTGCTCACACTACCAGCCGACAACACGTGTGTGAGCTCGCTGGTGCTTcctggaggtgaggaggagggggaggagaggaggaggaggagggggacgaCTGTGGAGGGGCCTGCAGACTCCTGCTGAACTCTCCCACCCTCTGCCATCCCCGCTTCCTGCTCCCTGATGAGTTGTGGCTAGCTGGGCTTATTGTCCGTGCTGAGCGGACAAACGTTGGAAGTCAGACGGGACTTTCCAACCTTCACCCCTCAActccacagaagaagaaaaaagaaaccgATGACATAGTTCTTTCCTTGTCATTTGTAGCCAATGACACCATGTTAGGGGGGTCTCCCTTAAAAATCAGTTCACTAAAGTCAGAAAAATGTATCAGATAAGAGGAATTCTAAGGAACTATTTCAGGAAGAGAATATGATGTGTTCAACTTATTTAATAAGGTGCGTATTACTGGAAACCTTCGAGTGATTTAATTGAAACTGCAAGAAAATCTGCAACTTGATTCCTTTAATGGATTTGTTACAGTGTGATTAAACTCACTGTGGATAATGCACCATGTTGgcataaatattgaataatgactgaaaaaataaaggaaTTATATCTAGATTGTGACTCAGGGCCTCTTCTTATCATCTGATTTTATATCATGCTTTAGTGTCCTTGGTGCATTGTGTAAATTTAATTATATGTTAATTACTGAGGTCATAGGTGTTGTTGTACTGGACTGCATTATGCTTGGAGGTGTGTACAATTGTTTTGTCCTTCCATTCACACATATGAGGAGGATAGAATATTAGAGAAAAAACTCTGAATAAAATGCAAACTAATACAACGCCGTAACTATCTATACCGTCAATGCTAAGACATATCATTTAATTGACCTCACTGACAGTATATAGCAAACTTTGAACATAATAGATATCCTAAAAGGGGACTTTATGGTAGAAGAGTTGCATTAGACTGTACtaaggtgtacctaataaagtggccactGAGCTACTTCTGCACAGTCAAaatattgcacaaaaaaactATGCATcttgcagaaaaataaacatatcaaTCACCCTATATCTAAGTAAAGGGCAGTTCGGAGCATTATTGATTACTGAGTTATAATGATTAATGATTTAAACCAAATAAGACTTTAACGAATGagaataaaacactgaataaaataaaggaagtaCACGGATCGCTTTCTTAAATAAACATATGCCCCACTGTGAAATAACTCCATTGCAGGTGAAAATcctgtatttaaatgttaacttaagtaaatgtactttcgTATCATCACCTTATTGTGGATAAAGATAAAGCCAGATGTTGGATTGATAAACctcaaactatatatatatatctacctatacagctgtcagataaatgtagtggaattaaaaatattatatttacctCTATAACATGAAAGCAGAGTCCATGAAGTTGTTATGTTCAGACCAAATGGTTTGCCTCCCTCTAGTGTCagaaatgtgaagattttaccTCACCTACTCTCACCTAAGGCCCctgcggtggtggtggtggtggtggtggtggtgttttgTCCAGAGGCTGCTTTTTGAATGACATTTGTAAAGTATGCACTCTGATTTGTAAATATATGATTAAAATCATTGAAAGCTTAATTCCCAATGCTGTGTTTGGTTAAATGCTGAGACGATATAACAATCCAGTAATAATCGAGAAATTAAAGTTGAGTGATTACATGGTGCTTTTAATATGACTCATCTAAAATAAGTTTCAACAGTGGATCTTTGTTTGCTAATGCTGAGGTTT includes these proteins:
- the bcl6b gene encoding LOW QUALITY PROTEIN: B-cell CLL/lymphoma 6 member B protein (The sequence of the model RefSeq protein was modified relative to this genomic sequence to represent the inferred CDS: inserted 1 base in 1 codon) translates to MSMMEGFRVDGVQEMRCSAPAEGYVKEFTRHSNDVLLNLNELRHRNILTDTTLVVGNVHLRAHCAVLVACSGFFYSLYSRRVLLQGRGGSGEQLMTVSLPNTLDPSSVSLLLDFMYTSRLPLTPSTVPGVLTVAAYLQMDHVADTCRDFMQLHCREKISARHPQLELDSRVSVASVAPRGGDLPNPGPQRLLPAAVATRVPADVGGSLKPGAFPTSQPGSKELKEPESPLIGTPTPSPDSPARSSCQPNSPAESNTCNKNLVSDIKASPDPKACNWKKYKYIVLNPLCAAAVVKEEEMEEAQSHTSAEADRMGLTPKATEAWSGEVPGQIDRQGQASCYEGSGRAPPLGPPPXVDHPSVPHTHKQETVSPCTSYPNLHPTDPEAAQHAIKRENCYAPYCYSGNLQGTKTVCSGDKPYRCNVCGAQFNRPANLKTHSRIHSGEKPYRCDTCAARFVQVAHLRAHVLIHTGEKPYPCHTCGTRFRHLQTLKSHLRIHTGEKPYTCEKCDLHFRHKSQLRLHLRQKHGAITNTKIRYKVLNEPYQTILQAC